Part of the Montipora foliosa isolate CH-2021 chromosome 13, ASM3666993v2, whole genome shotgun sequence genome is shown below.
GTTAAGGTTCTAGCTGACCATTTCTTTGATGGCGATGGCAGCGAGGCAGACGAATTTAAAACGGAATGGAAGAAGCTGAAGTATGATCTGCTATCATGGAAAGAACACATCCCAAAAGACACAGTGGATGGTAAGAAAGGCACACCCACCGAGTGGTCACTGAAAAGAGTACTGGCCATGAAGTCAACATTTGGACAGTTCTATCCAAGATCTGTTCAGGTAGCAGAAGCAGCACTTGCAATTCCCATCTCAAATGCCTGGCCAGAAAGAGGTGCTAGTCAGTTGAAATTGATCAAAACTAGGATAAGAAGTCAGATCAAGAACGACTTACTTGCATTTCTCCTTCATATCTCCATCAATGGTCCTGTCCCACATACAGAAGCCTGTGATTCTCTGGTCAGCAAAGCTGTGGACATGTGGAAAGCTGCAAAGAAGAGAAGAAAGCTCCCACATCACAGGCCAAGCACACAGCCACAAGCCAACAGTGAAACTGAAGTTCCCACTCCCACCACGGTCGTACAAGATATCGGGACCAAGACAGATGTAACATCAACCACTGAACTGCAGAACTTCCGAGAGGAGTATGAAGAGGCACTTCATGTTCTTCACCTTGACGACATGGTTGAGGAAGAGCTAGACTCGCTGGAAGCTTTTGCTAAAAGCATGGAGACTGATGACAGTGGAGACAGTGGAGTTGATGAATAGAGTTAATCAACCCTTTCACTACTGAAAGCACCCaagcaaaaatattgaaattcagCTTGCAACATTAAGAAATGTTGGTATAATATTTGGTAGTTGAAAAGATAGAGCCATATGACAATCTTTGAGTGAAAGAGTTAGAGCTCTTAAtttcacttttcttgtttgatataaattcaaagaacaaaacaacatttTGGGACCATTTTAAGGCATGCGTTGTTTTTTGTTCGGCAGCTAGTGAGAAATAAAATGTGCCGTCAGATATCAGGAAATGGCATCGCAGAGGGTTTAAAAATCCAAAATTTCCTGGggaagcatgcccccagacGCCCCTAGAGGGGAACGAGCTTCGCTCGCTCCCTCACCCTCTCCTGTTACTTTACACTATTCTCCTGCTACTACGTTTCTTAATGAAAACCCTGcgaccccccctttgaaaaatcctggctacgcccatggtatgacagacaaatccggccatgctgatgaggcccaaaaggccgaaacagctgtccatggctgctaattgaccgggtgaaatggttgtgcgcatgcgtgatgtgttggacacaccgggttggtgttagcgtgtgtcaccttgcttttattgttgatAGGGttgggcatttgaacaccatttggGCCCGAAGGTGGGGGgcaatttgaacgatccaatcttcaaaagttcaaatgcccgggctcTGCCTGTGggggacggggggggggggggggggacgatgttgaagtttcgagttgatcgccGCATAATACATTGCTTTATGAATCCATAGTAACAAAAACGGACCAACTGCGGCTGAAAGAGATGTAGCTGAAAGACAGTGACCTTCTGCACTGAGGGAGCAACAGATTCCCGCCAAAAGTGTCACCAAAGCTCGGCAAAGATCCCGAGGGATCTCCCGTGACTTTTAAAATGATAGCGTTTGTCGATGTTACTTTGGATAGCTGAAGCTCAATGGGCTAGAGATGGATGATGTACTTGGAATTTCCCGGTTTGGTCGAGAGGTTGAACGAAAATACTCATTCCTCAACCTGGTAGACTTCCTCTCTACTTGAACGAAAAGGACCACAGCTCTTCAAGTAACGATACAACGAACTTAGGGACTGGTCATTATTTacagggggaggggggatggtGGAAATGAGAAATGTGATGCTCAATTTTGTCGCACCCCCCTTTATAGAGAACACAAACCTTTAtgactccccccccccccaccccaattaaaaacaataataagaaGTGTCCAAAAAAGGGAAGGACTATTTTAGTTAACCAGTACCGCCGTGACTTCCGCCCTAATAGGCCTAATttacgatagccgccatgttggttttcaaattttcatgcaaattagccatgtgccTCGGGAGCAAACATTGggaaattgcggaaaatcggctggtcgaaatattgaaacaaCATTATCAAAAGTAATTTTGTCTTtagattgcctttgacattttgactttctactccgttatctgctcatttttcactaaaaaacatCGAAGAAACTTGTGTAATCTTTATAggttactacttaggtgataaacattcaatgaacgtgaaacaaatcatctgtgtggctaagatgttcgttgtGACCTCTCGAATTTGTGTTgattgccccctcagaagtgtgtagcaaatttgcatgataatagcagatccaacatggcggccatcgtgaataaggtctattaagcAAGCATGCAAGCAAGAACAAAATGTAACATAATCTACTTGGTTAATGAATATGCAAAAGTCTTCCCAAGAAATGATCATTCAGAACCAGATtattaatgatgatgacgatgttgatggtgatgacaatgatgatggtGGTGGTGATGTATGATGATTTGTAACACAGATAAAGAAAGTTTTTAGTGTAATAAAACTTGTTTTTGTAAAGTACTTTTCATAGTTAAGGCCCTTGCAGCTGTATCAGCAGCTTACAGTTTTAGCTGGCTATttatttgaataattttttatagccCCATCTTTTGGCCAAAATTGGTGACCCTCCCCATATTTGCACCAGCCCCCAGTCCACCCCCCCTCTTGATAAATAATGACAAGTTGCAATGAGGCGTTCAGAAAAGACCAAACCGCCGAACTCCCAGCTGGAACAAAGCAACAAATCCTATCTTCTGAAAACTTCAAGGTAAATCAAAAAGTCTCCATGTAAAACGAGTGCGTTTGAAAAGTAAGTAAACAATCATTTTCCAGTAGGATAAATCAAGATCAAGAAATACAACTTCTGTCAACAAAAATGATACTGGAGATCCCACGAAAGCTAGTTTTTTGGCCTTTTGCCTCTGTTCGTTTAGTTTCATTTAATTTATACAGCTTTTTGGGCCGATCTGAAGTTCCTAGCGTTTCATAAGGCATGGGACGTACGCAGGATTAAGTTTTTGTTCGCAACAAAGGCCTTGAaaaatactgaacaaaagaGTACATGCTCACAGCTGTGGTTTTTATTAATTATGGTCACGTAAAGCGTAAATCAAAATTTTGGCATATGCTTAGATCTGGAGATTGCAGTGATGGAACAAACCGCTCCAAAAACGGTGAAGCTTAAGTTATGATTTAAGAATATACAAGGCGTTTTGTTTGCATGCAAATAACGCTGTGATTAACTGGGATGAAATCAGTTTTGCACATTTCATAGAATTGCAGTGTCAGTCACAATACCTTTAATGGTTTTACAAGCCGCCAGGTTTAAAACCACCACCGTTATTTTCTTAAATGGGAGCACTTCTGGCAGAAAACGTTCTGTGGTCTTAAAAGGGAATCCTCGAGTCAATGCATTGGAAAATTGGattatttcaatatttgattGTTGCTATGCAGAAGCATAAAATTCAGTCAACAAATGCTATTCATAAGTAAGGGAAGAGTTTATGTTCAGTTGTGATTTTCATTTATGGTTTAAGAATCCTGGCGGAAAAGCGTTATCAGGGATAACAcattttgatttcaaaaaggaaaagaaagaagtaaATTTTCGACCTCAATTCACTGCCATAGGGTAAGATATCTCTTTTGACAGTTACCAATTCGTTCTAAATGTAGTAGTGTTGAATCAGTACTGTGCAAAGCTTCAACATGAAAGGTATAAGCAGAAGCCCAGACAGGCAGCAGCTTTTCAATTATGGTAGAGGATATTACAGACTttattgacctctttagcttgtatgtcttgttttcccatttcagaccatgtgatgttaCTCCAGCAAACAGTCTCTTTCAAAAATTATGTCATCTTATGCTTGTGCacatgtatgcataacttatgaaaaaacaaaaaggaaattcccttgggaacatcacatggtctgaaatgggaaaacaaaatgtacaaggtAATGAACTCAATTACACTGATCTCAAAATCACTGATGatccttgaaatctgattggcctTCAGCCATGCAATTTGTagaggtaatcacatgatttcaagtgcaattttgGAATTAATAAGCTCGAGCAAAATTACAGTGGAGtacaatttgtagtctttgaaaaaaattacaagcttatttattccaagtttcatgagaaaaatcatgttATTACTTCTTAATAACATACGTGGAAAAATAGGCATGCATTGCATgcatgtggtagtgcagtagcACACGATATTATTTTGGTACGgaatatcattgtagtgccatggtggatgtctgagaagacatgtggttactagtaaaatgcTAAACCCAGAAAAatcgaagaaaataaaagggaatcaagATTCATTGGCTTCGAGGTTTGAAGATCCCGTACAACTTCCTTTTCACCACAAGTATAAGCATGTGCTCTGAGTTTCTGAGAGCTTTTCAAGACAAAAGTTCAATAAAGTTAAGCGCTGTCCGGCAGGGTTAGTCTCAAAATATACAACTTACTACATGTCAGAAACATAGGactgaaaattttattttaacactcaaaaatgtgaactaagcaaggtacagatgcTGCGGGCCTATGATTTTGACACCACAGACACTCTTACACTCTAACATCCAGGTGACGTAGTGTGttgtgcactaccacaaaaatgcaAGATGGTTAAGCCGGAGCAACGCACTGGTTTCTCCTAACCTATCAACTGACTGTATAAATGTCTTCTTAAAAAATTTAGAAACactgggtgttttttttttcttttttttttttactgcaattgcttgtaatctcacgatctgattggccaatttagtGTTGTCGATGAGAGACTGAACAATGCTGCTCACATCAATGTGTCACGCAGTTGTagtagatggttttcacagtgacatcAAATCCaaaggtgttttgaatttttatctataggaggttgaagatgacctaaaaattaattttttttcaagtttccagttccatgacgtcctttgtttcaaaaatacaccattttgaatttctgaattGTCACCTTCTGTGACACCATGGTACAAAGCAATTTGGTTGAAAAGAAatgtctatccctatgaatGTCAGCAGTTTGAGCATTTCAAGTACATTGGGAAATGTGTTCATAcatattttatctcatgagcaaAAAGTAAGCGTTTTCAttgcaaagtgaactccagacaTGTTCTTGTTGATTTCTGGCCACCATATAATTTGGTGTACAATGGAggtgcaccaacatggtggctccatacaaaactctgtAGAGGCACGTGAAAGGCTTTAACAAATAACTCACGAACGATGCACGGCACAGACCtgcctgagaattggagaggtgatTTGTCcactacaacattccaagtttttgcctttttcattgaacggtttcgattttatttttttgttatgtgACTGTGAAAAACGATCTACAGCTGATCAGGAAcactcattttgggaaataaaccaatcacattgcaaAAAAGTTATAGAATATGCATACTCTTTCTTTGTATCACACACtctgaaagaaacattttctttggtgaaattaatatttgtggtaataaaaaacaaatcaaatgtggTTCAGTGCTGTGTATAGGTACTCTTATCAACAATGATATTTGTCaccacagtggtcaaaatgtgtTGTGGCATTTCTACCACTGTGATAATGAGTAACGTTGTTggtaagagtacagacaatgctgaaccatgttcaatttgttaaatgGTTACGTTTCATGACCATCTGCAAAATTATATTTAAGTAGGGAAAAGTAAAAGATTTGTATGGCTTGTCCCATTATAACCGTGAATTATTTTGGTGTTAATTTCTAGCATCATGCACACAAGAAATGCAACAGTTAAGAAAGTTGATAAAACTCTTAAGGCATTGAGCTCAGTCTCAAGATCAGCAAAATCATCACAAACTCTTCTCAAGCCAGAGGCTTCATCCTCAACTTCTGGTACTGGCCTAAGAGCTGACGACAGTGGGGAAGAATCAGATGGCTGGGAAACAGACTTGGAGTGTGATGAGGTATTGCATTCTTTTGCTACTACACAACACTGTAACAGTCTATTGCTATAATGGGATGACAGAGATATTATTAATGTAAAACTCATCAAATTAATGGTCATGCGTGGCTGCAAAGCATAAAAAACAGTTCAATAATTGTGGAGACTGTAAACAGAAGAACAGTTGTTACAGTAACAaactttatttgattgtattaAGTGCTAaggtactaattggggacaccctatacagaaatcaaataaaatcaactcaactcatcaaatcataggttggtttttgaggtgaGGGGAAAACCAAAGTGCATGTACTCGCATGTGACGCCAATTCTGGAAAgtaaacccaggccacattggtgggaggtgagtgctcccACCACTGCGCAAAATTCCCTGCTCTCCTGAACACATCATTATGTACATTTCCTCACCACCTTGTAAGTTAAACAGGGGCATTCCCCATGGAACGCGTTTAGGCCCGCTGCTATTTGCGGTTATGGTCAATGACCTTATCCGCCGCTGGCTTCCATGTGCTAAGTTTGTGGATGACTTAACGGTAATTGAAATAATTCCTAGAAATGTACCATCTATTTTACCACACATTGTATCAGAGGTCCAGGTGTATGCAGTTCATAACAATATGTGCCTTAACCCCTCAAAATGTAAGACCATGGCGTTTGACTTTCTCCATTATAATAGTTTCCAATGCCCTCCCGTTGCTACGTGCGGCTGTATTTTGGAAGAGGTCAAGTTGCTTAAATTTCTTGGAGTTTTTATATCCCATGACTTGACCTGGACAGTGCATTGCGATTACATAATGAAGAAAGCCAACCGTAAGCTTTACGCCTTAAGGTAACTTAGGCGATGTGGTGTGTCCGCGCATGATAGTGTCATGGTGTATTGTTCGCTCGTGCATTCTATATTagattatagttcaccactaaattttcctttgtcgtcattggtcaaaactgaTCACGTGGTACGATCTCGCGCAGGCACTATCTGTCAATAGAATGCCCTAGGGCGACTATCAGACGATAGTGCCCGCTCACTGCAAGTGGCTCATCAAAGACAGCTTTCTCCTACAGTTTTTTTTAGGTAAGATGAAAAGATTTATCGTCCCATGTCGATTTTAGTTAAAAGAGAGCAAGAGAAGTATTTTTAGGCTGAAAACTGCAGTAAACTACTTTACTGTAAAACGTCAAGCGGGCGCAGAAGTTTCAAGATTCGAGGTTTCCTCTTCAGAAGTTTTCTTCTTTGAAGTCAACAGTTGACATATAAAATTGTTTATACATGTATAGATGTAATATCATCTGAAGAGGATACAACAGAAAATACGTAACACCTAAGCGCTCCCTAGCGGTTAgaaattttgataaataaatTCTTGTCGTTTTCAGTTTTGAGGCATGGCGCTACaggaaaatttagtggtgaacaataaagacaatagagtgtttatgtctcggaacaatcggtctgatagttgccccttggaaatttgatgttcttaaaactagcatatttgccctcgaagcttcgcttctcgggcaaatattttttttaagaacatcaaatttccgcggggcaactatcagccgatagttcctcgacagaaacactctattgtttaaatatgcATGTGTTGTGTTTGCTGCATTGCCGCAATATTTATCTGATTCGCTAGAAAGAATACAGAAACGTGCGCTCGCAATTATCTTTCCTGGCTCCACCTATAGCGAGGCCTTAAATTTAGCCGGTATATCAACGCTTCAAGATTATAGATCAGCGGCTTGTTACGAATTCATTGCGCAGTTTAATCGGGATAACCCGGTTTACAAGCTAGTAGATTAGAATCTACAAGTGCTTCTGTCCTCTACTCACTCAGATCGAGAGATAGAGTAAGAACTAAGACAACTGCCACAAATAGGTTTGGTGACTTTGTCACAAACAAATACGCTACTGACTCGACGTAATGTGTTTATTAGTGTAGTTTGGATTATTTATGTATATCTATCGTATTCAGCATTTATATAAGTACCCATTTATTCGTATAGTTATATCTGAACAGACCTGTAATTCAGATTTTTCTGCTAGAGGtttcaataaacaaaactactactactactactcctactactactacttaaGTTGCAtatatttgtatatatatttttttttaagggggggggggggggggcggacTAAGAAGCAAAGCAGTAGGCAGCTAAGGTAGTAGATGGGAGTAATATCTGTACATGTTGCAGGAGTTAGAAATCCCTGAGCTGCAGTGACAACCGTGCTAAGACAGAATCAGTATTCTCTGTAATTTGAAAGCTGTGGCTAATGAAAGCTTACACCTTGTACAACTGTACAAGTGAGTGAGCGAGTGCTATACATGACACCTACCTGGCACAGTAGTCATAAAAATGTGCTCTTGACATTCAATGCACTAATCACTTCGTTGCCACACCCtcacaaaaagaacattgggCAATAATAATAGTGGGGGGAAGGTTAGGAGGATACTAAAAAGTTTCTATAGTATTTGTGGCACCCGTCCCTTTGTGGGACCAGCCtttcacaggaaaaaaataaaacttccCTTAGGATAGAACTATTAAAAATGCATATTGCATTTCTCAGAAAGTAAGGAATATAAAGTAGGATACCATGAATTCACAGCTTCCTTTTCTATTCACTTTTTTCATAAAGATTCTTACATTTTTGGGGGGTGCAGGAAGAGCACAGCTGGTTGTTTTAGAACTGGGAGTATTTTGGGCAATTTCATCACAAAACAGTACAGTGTATTTGCTTTTCCAACTTTGACAAGTTAGATGCAGTATTCACTGACAGATGTACAGCGTAACTTGTTTTGGATTCACTGGGAGCTATGGCATGGTCATTAAGTTTTGATACCATTCACAAAGGTATTTGCCTACAGGAGCTTCCACTTCCTCATATTGCCATGTGGTGAACACTCTATGTCACACTTCATTATTGCATTTCCACTTAACCATTCCCTCTCTTACAGGATTTTTGTCAATTCAAGCCTAAATATGACCCAACAGGACGCACACTCTATCAGCGTGCATGTCAGAAACTTGGCATTGTTCCAGCCTCTTACTTTGCACGTCATATGGTTGACCAGACTGTCATGATGTCCCATCATGGGCTGGGTCCACTTGGAATTCGTGCAATGGCCTTAGCACTGCTTTACAACACAAAAGTGACGAACTTGAACATAAGGGATAATGGGATTGGAGAGGAAGGAGGCGAGATCATGGCAAAACTGTTGAGAGAGAACTATTTCATTGTGGAACTTGACATGTCTGAAAATCAGCTTGGTCGAAGGGCTGTATTGGAGATTGCAGAAACACTCAAAGAGAATAACACCTTGACAAAGCTTGCACTTGCAGGAAATTCTTTGGACGATAAAGATGCCGAGATAATTTGCCAATCACTGCTTTTGAACAACTCTTTGACTCATTTAGATCTGAGCTGCAATAAATTTTCAAACACATCTTGTGCATACTTTGCAAAAATGCTTGATGAAAACATTACTCTATTAGAAATTAATCTCAGCTGGAACCACATTCAAGTTCGTGGAGGTCAGATCCTTGCTAAAGGACTACAAGGAAATGTAAAGCTCAAATCATTGAACTTGGCTTGGAATGGCTTAGCCTCTGAGGGAGCCAAAGCAATAGCTGGAGCTTTGGTTGAAAATGCAACACTTCAAGTCTTGGATTTAAGCAGCAACAGAATCTCAGACACAGGTGCTTTTAAAATTGCAAGATATTTGGAAAACAGTTCTTCACTGGAAGTTGTGAGGCTGGCCAAAAACAATCTTCAGAACAATGGGGCATGTGCAATTTTGAATGCCATCATGAAGAATGGTGATAGTAGATTGACAAAGGTTGATCTCACAGGTGTGATTGTGGAAAACGAATTTCACATAATTGTGGATGAATTAAAAACACTTAGGGAAATTGAAATTATCACAGATGAAATGCCAGAAGTGAAAAAGAGAGAAGATGAACCGGACCCAGCTACACTTCTGCGTAACTACATCGCCAAGGAGAATGTGCTTGTTGTGGACTTGTTTCGCAAATTAGATCATGATGGCAGCATGCAAGTGAGCGTTAAAGAATTTGCTGAAGGTCTGAGAAAATCAAACGTCGGACTAACGCAATTTGAGGTGGACAAAATCATTGACATGTTAGATGCTGATAAGGATGGCGAGATTGACTACAGTGAGTTTGTATGCATTCAATCTGAATGGAAAAGTCAAgagaaaggaacaagaaagATATCTAACAACACTCTGAAATAATGTTTAACAAGGCTGCTCTGATGCCCAGTTAGTTTTGTACCCTTTGTTGTAGGTACTGGAGCATAGGTTCGCAAATGTACTGTGTTCAAAATTACCCCTTCCTTATACCCACTGTTGGCTTCCTGGTCAAGTTTTACCTCTCCTCAGTATTGTTTACTTTAACTAAATAACACAGGCCATTTTGTGATGctaaccaataattattattcttcttgTCGTGTAAATGAGGAATGATTTTCACAGTAATTGAGACTCCAGACAAGGCTACACCTTTAAATTGCTCAAAATGACATGGAACTCCTCTAGACAGTTACATTATGTAATGTACACAATAATTAGGAGGAATGAGAGCATCCCACTAACTGGATTAAAAAAGTAACAGCATTTCCAAGTGCTGATCTTCGTTATTTAGGTCTATTAGCACCAATTTTGAGTTGGTCATCAGTTACTGAcatgaatattatttttttttacaaacaatCAACGGACTGTCCAGCAGTTTGTCTTGTTAGTTTAATGTATCAAATTTTCTTATGGGCAACTTAAATGTTTGGCACTGtttcaatcttttcttttttttaaacttggtaATTATTGTGTACTGTTAGTGAAAGAAAAGGACACGTGAACTAAAGAGACGTGAACTAAAGAGATGGAAACAAGTGGAAGAGGGCTTTTATTTATACACTGCTCAAACTAATGTAATCGTTATTCAGTACAGTGATCTTTAATGCATTAGCTACACCAGGACATCTGTTGATGAAGGTGTGCAAGGATGACCACAGAGCATAAGCATGTACATTGTATCAAATACAGATCAACCCAGAAAAtgacaatcttttttttttttaattttcagcagTATACAATAGCATTCAGTATTACTTGAAATAATACTATTATTACGAATTATTGAAATAAATATTACCGGTATGCATGGAAATGTTATCTACAAGAtatcttaaagaaaaaaaacaagacacTTGTATTGTAACAATTTATGATGATTAGTATAGGTAATAACATGATTTATAGTGCAAGTTGGAATAAATAAGGACaaataaattttgaatttaaaccaaattgcacgagcccgagGGTGAGGCCAATTTGTAGTCTTACAAGTCTTATTTATTACAAAAACCATGTGATTGATTATTAATAGACATGAAAAAATTTGAGATGGTTGTAAGCAGAAGAAACACACACGTATCatgcaatcagggaaaaattttGCCATCCAGGATGCGTgtttaatttgaaaacaaaaggtttgattggttctgaccaaactctattgtttattagccaatcataatccaggaTTTCACTGTGTGATTTGCACTGGaatattacactttttgcactgctTTCAGCCAATCCGaatcaagtaattttttcatgtataattATTAGAATTAGaataaacttttttaaaaaaaattaaaaattgatgTCTTTAGTTTGGAGATCATTAACCACCACCCTCGAGAGATTTTGGGGACCATGGCTATGAGGCTTTATAATAATTCTGCAGTTAAACAGGTT
Proteins encoded:
- the LOC137983745 gene encoding leucine-rich repeat-containing protein 74A-like isoform X1, which translates into the protein MRRSEKTKPPNSQLEQSNKSYLLKTSSIMHTRNATVKKVDKTLKALSSVSRSAKSSQTLLKPEASSSTSGTGLRADDSGEESDGWETDLECDEDFCQFKPKYDPTGRTLYQRACQKLGIVPASYFARHMVDQTVMMSHHGLGPLGIRAMALALLYNTKVTNLNIRDNGIGEEGGEIMAKLLRENYFIVELDMSENQLGRRAVLEIAETLKENNTLTKLALAGNSLDDKDAEIICQSLLLNNSLTHLDLSCNKFSNTSCAYFAKMLDENITLLEINLSWNHIQVRGGQILAKGLQGNVKLKSLNLAWNGLASEGAKAIAGALVENATLQVLDLSSNRISDTGAFKIARYLENSSSLEVVRLAKNNLQNNGACAILNAIMKNGDSRLTKVDLTGVIVENEFHIIVDELKTLREIEIITDEMPEVKKREDEPDPATLLRNYIAKENVLVVDLFRKLDHDGSMQVSVKEFAEGLRKSNVGLTQFEVDKIIDMLDADKDGEIDYSEFVCIQSEWKSQEKGTRKISNNTLK
- the LOC137983745 gene encoding leucine-rich repeat-containing protein 74A-like isoform X2 — protein: MHTRNATVKKVDKTLKALSSVSRSAKSSQTLLKPEASSSTSGTGLRADDSGEESDGWETDLECDEDFCQFKPKYDPTGRTLYQRACQKLGIVPASYFARHMVDQTVMMSHHGLGPLGIRAMALALLYNTKVTNLNIRDNGIGEEGGEIMAKLLRENYFIVELDMSENQLGRRAVLEIAETLKENNTLTKLALAGNSLDDKDAEIICQSLLLNNSLTHLDLSCNKFSNTSCAYFAKMLDENITLLEINLSWNHIQVRGGQILAKGLQGNVKLKSLNLAWNGLASEGAKAIAGALVENATLQVLDLSSNRISDTGAFKIARYLENSSSLEVVRLAKNNLQNNGACAILNAIMKNGDSRLTKVDLTGVIVENEFHIIVDELKTLREIEIITDEMPEVKKREDEPDPATLLRNYIAKENVLVVDLFRKLDHDGSMQVSVKEFAEGLRKSNVGLTQFEVDKIIDMLDADKDGEIDYSEFVCIQSEWKSQEKGTRKISNNTLK